The genomic DNA ATTCAAATTCGATGTGTAGACAATCCTCAATCCCAACTTCCATCTAGATGAACAATCAATGCAAATAAATAAAGTCAATAAGAAATTCCAAAATATCAGAATCGGTATGGAGTATACATCATATCCACCAGCAAATCACCAACAAACAATTGAAGAAACAGTTCTAAGGTCATTGCAATTACTATCATGGAAACTTTGGGAATATCAGCCATTAGTGTGGGAGAGTTTATAGCACCATGTAACTTGTAAAGGGACTAAATGATCATCTCTTTCAGAAGAACCATGATAAGAGTAACTCAAATTTAGGCATGGAACATCATGATATGATAGAAGTATTTTAATTTAAACCTCATCAGTTTACCTGAAAAAAATAAGCATCGGGAAATAAAGGGAAATTTCCTTACCTTAATACTGTTATTGATTGATGGAGGAGGAGTATAATTGCGGACCTGatgcaaaaatataaaagaaaaaaaaaggaaagaaaaatcaaaattaatctGCTATACTATACTCTTAATCCAGGTAATCTAACTAACTGAACAAACAAATAAATACAAGATaggaaaaaatataaaatcaataCAAAGTAAAAGGAACCCATTACATCTTAACATGTTGGTGCATTAAGAGGATGAAATGGCCAAAGAAAACAACAATTGACATCTGAGTATCATTAGGTGCTATATATAAGGGGAGGGATCATCAAATACTAATATCTGTAGTGAACACCATATGGTGAAACAATGTTAAATACCAAACAGCTAATCCTTTTCAAAAGGTCCTAAGCTCCAAGATTGAACACatgaaaattaataaattagTGAAGAAGCTTTATCATTAAAGTCCCAATTTTtctaaattcaaaattcacatccTAGATAGCGTTCAGATTAATCTATTTATATTCTATTAAACACATGCAAGAAAATTTGTTTTCTAAGTTCAAAATTCATATCCTTTTTAGCATTCTGATTATCTATTTACATTTGATCAATCACATGCAAGGCAAATGATGCTTAACAATTATAACATATTCTATGCAAGGATCTAATGTTGTGTTTCCTTTGACAATGATTATCAAAGAGAATTCTGTGCAAGTAACTTACAGTCATGGATAGGAATAAATTCTTTAGATAAATGATATTACTTCAGAGAAACCAGTCTTATTGGACTCAAAGGATATATAGTAAGAGGTCAAGACTCAAGATCTTAAGGACAACCATTTCACAATTTGATTCCTTATTCTCTCTCAAACCAAGGAAGATGCAAATTATACTTTTGTCAAATCTGCTCCTAGTTGATCAGTTAAGACGCATGAAGATGGCTTCCAACAAAAAAAGGTTACTTCCTAACAACCAATGTTTCACCTCATACCAATCCTTCAAGAGAGAGCAAATCTTGAAGAATGTGAAGATGGTTCCATACTGACCTAGAAGTCATGGATGCAGAAAAAGCCTCTTTTCAAAAGAATAAGGTTGTATATCTATGAAACTCCCTAGACCCAGCAATGACTAAGTCAGAAATGTTGAGCCACCATTTAGATTGTCTAGAAAAGAAAAACTTCCTCATTCTCTCACTTTCAACTCATCCACACCTCATACAttccttttacataacaaagtcTTCTTATCAGGAACAGTTAGGTATATGACCCTTATGCCTCATCAGGGCAGTTGAATTAAAAAACCGAACAGTAATGTGACATCATTCTCACATAATCTGAGTCAAATCATAAATAAATATTCAGAAGTTAAAAGGTGATGGATAAATCATGATATCACAATAATGTAAAAGCAATTCAAGTTGCTGTTTCAAGTAGAATAGCATAATAATTCCATACAGTGCTTATGGAGAACACATTACCACAAAATCTTGGTACTCCACAATGTTGCTGACATAGTTTCTACTGATTGTCACTTTCAGTATATACCTATACATGCAATAATGTTTAGATAGATAAGTTTTGTGTTATATCCTATATTAAAGGAGTATACATCAACAAAGTTAAAGTAAACAAGCAGATTATGTCCTTCAGACTCTAGCATGACAGGGATACCACCAATAAATTAAATGGATAGCCTACCTAAGTCTAACATTCACTCCGTTATATGATTCATATGGCATCTCCACTGTAGAGAATTCAAATGGATATGTTTTTCTTTCATATAATTCACCAGGAACATCAAGTTCACGTACTGCAGGAAAAAGATTGAAAATTAGGGAAAACTTAGAAGCAATTTACCATAATAAATGAACCGATATGTATTGTCCCATACAATGCCACCACAAACAAGGAAGGAAAAGGGAGAGGGGGGAGAAGGGAAAAAGCATGTTGAAAACGAATAGTATAACTTGTAAGGACCCATACAACTGTTAGTTAAACTAAGTGCTTCTCAAGCCTTTTCTTATATGGTCAAATACACTCACCAAGAGATGTGAAATCATAGAAGTTGCCTCTGTCAAAATACAATTCtgcaaagaagagaaaaaaaaatgtcatGATCCAGGTATAGCATTCACATGGAGATGTTGCTTTTGAACATTACACATTATTCAAAAAATTTGGAAATAAAAATCACTACAGAAAACTTAAAGTACAGAACAAACTCAACTATAACAAAGAGAAAAACAACATAATAGTATGTAGGACTCAAGGTCTACTCAGgctaaattaaaaatacatttaatatTTGCTTCTTAAGATGTGTTGTATGTAAAAATTTATAGATTAAAAGCGGCAAATAATGGCAACTATATACATATGCTCAGGAAACAGTCAAATGAGGACCTAAAATGAAAGGCATGAAGCAAATGAAGCACACCTATCTGACCAAGGAGCTCAATTTTAACACCATTATGTTCAACCTTCTTCCCATGTATTGGTTCTATAACAACCTGAAGAATCAGTAATAAAAGTAGAATCATGGATACAGTTTTGACTGAAAATTAGAACAAAACTGGTTTGATATAACAAGCAGATAAGCTAAGTCATGAGTTCCAAAATGGCAACATGAAAAACACTACCTCTCCTACAATATTTTCTTGGCTCTGGAAGAGAGCAACCATAACTGTTTTCCCATTTTCCTTCTTTAGCGGAACCTACAAAGTAACATTGATCTATGAAGAGAATATTTGAATACAAAATACCAAAGAAAACATTCAGTAATAAATGTACAATCTCATCTAGAACTCAAGTGCACAACCATTGAACAAAGTTGACCGCATTAGAAAAGAGAAAAACAGGAGGGAAGATAACTAAATGAATTCAAAAGCAACAAAATTTACACACTTATATGTAACTTTTTGCATGCCAAAAAACAGTGAAACAAATTTGTAATGAACAACTACTTAAATCTCAACTTTATTCTTTAACTGCCTGGAAACAGCATTAGGGAAAATCACGTGAAAACACCGACTAAATCATAACATTACTTGTAACATAACTGTGTATACAATTGTAAATTCATGCATTTTGCTTTGTATCTAAATGCATACTTTTCCTTTTTTACCTAAAATTTGAGAAGCAAGATATACCTGCTTGCGGCTTCTTCCATCAGTGAATGAAATGAAAATATTACACGGTGGCTTGAAAGCTCCAACTAGATAATTCTGCAAGAAAACAAGTACATAAATGTTATCAAGAAGTTGTAAATCACTTAGTAGTTAGGTAGTTCAGATTGTTAGTAGGTTGCTAACATTTAGTTAGTAGCAGTTGAGTCTCTATAGCTAAGTATAAATATGTGTATTAACAATAATCAAAGTTATGCAATATACACTGTAGTTCAAATGTAAAAATATTCATTTACCAGTCATAGTTTTCCACATTATTTCAGAAATAAAATTCTTTTGAGAAggtaaaagaaaagaagaagaagcaaatTCCTGATAAATTAAAAGTTTATTACCATGATGTTTTAGTTGAGTCTTGGATCAAGACTTTTGCTTACCATGAAGAACCTGTACACAGTAACATAAATTATAGGAAATCTGAAATCAATTAATCAAAAAGTAGTAAGAAAAAATGgcctaaaatcaaaatttcaccATTTCTTACTTTTCCTCGAAAAGCCTTAGCACTGGAATCAGATCAAAGGAACAACGAGGAAAAGGGGAGAAAATACCTTAACTAGGTTTCTGAGATACGAGGATGGGGGTTGACTGATGAATTAAGAGCAGATCAGCggtaacaaaaattttaaaatatgtatatataattagCGTTTTCTTGGATTCTGCTGCCAGCCGTTCTTCTTTGGAGTCTTCGATGATTTTTACGGTTCAAAACTTTCCATTTTACTTATGACTTTAATAGATAAATTTCCTGGCCAAAATAATAGATCAATAAATAAAAGGGTAAACTACAAGAACAGTCACTAAACTATGCTTTCTGTTTTATTATCATCACTCAACGAGTAATTTCTTTTAGTTACTCGCCAATTAGTATTAGTTGTTATATGAATCATGGAAAGCTAAGGTGGGTATTTTTTATTAGTCTAATaacaatatttatatattctataaatttaattttaaatttaaagaattcaacaaaattattcattaatttatacaaaatttttattttagttctaattctaaaagTTTCAAAAAAAGGTTCAACAATTAATCTAGTACAATTATTGGCTAAAGCTCAATCTACCCCCTTACAATGGATAATTACAGCCCCAAAGTCGAACTCAAATTGGTACAAATCCCTCTCCTTAAATCCTTCACATTACATACAATTAGAGGCGTGCATGGGTAAGACCACCCGACCATACCTAaaggcccgcccgaaatgtgggaggatttgggcaaaaatataggcccgaaaaatgggcttgggcaaaaaaatatGGCCCATTTAAAAAATAGGTCGGGCCTTGAGTAAGGCATTGTTGGCTGAACCTACCAAATACCCTTGAATTCATTAAATgacaaaaaatctattttttaatattatttttattattttctcctattttgctactattttactattatgttgctactatcttattgttattatttggatattgtataaaacttattttattgttaattttttattattttaaagacatttactaattttgttattattttagaggcatttgcttgttaagttgcatctattttagtgttatttaagtatacatatttttaaaatttattttcaatttgttgagaaatatttattttgatgtttttagtattttgatggtttatatatattttaaaattatgtaaaaattaatatgggtgggCCAGATCGGGCtcgagttttaacatttttattcagGCTGgccttgggcaaaattttaggcccatttttcgaGTCGGGCCAG from Gossypium arboreum isolate Shixiya-1 chromosome 9, ASM2569848v2, whole genome shotgun sequence includes the following:
- the LOC108456927 gene encoding vacuolar protein sorting-associated protein 26A-like — its product is MNYLVGAFKPPCNIFISFTDGRSRKQVPLKKENGKTVMVALFQSQENIVGEVVIEPIHGKKVEHNGVKIELLGQIELYFDRGNFYDFTSLVRELDVPGELYERKTYPFEFSTVEMPYESYNGVNVRLRYILKVTISRNYVSNIVEYQDFVVRNYTPPPSINNSIKMEVGIEDCLHIEFEYSKSKYHLKDVIIGKIYFLLVRIKLKNMELEIRRRESTGSGPNTYVETETLAKFELMDGAPVRGESIPIRLFLSPYELTPTYRNINNKFSVKYYLNLVLVDEEDRRYFKQQEITMYRNLEAS